One window of the Devosia sp. 2618 genome contains the following:
- a CDS encoding MFS transporter has protein sequence MSFLSPQRLTMLVFFLQPIAFGSWLPRIPDVQQALGLGPAGLAFALLGLPCGTLLTLPFAGPLVGKIGPRMAILGGFVLYSLAVALPAFAANPTVLFIALMLAGSTISFVELGLNVQADTVEKATGATIMTTSHGFWSVGIMVGSLIGSGLAALGLEAHWAILLVALIVLPVAIVASNALPIFAAEPPKSEHQRSVWAFPSWPLLGICFFVFGITMTEGAMADWSAIFLRDALGAEGGLVGLGYSVFAMMVAAGRFGGDTLKRRFGAVNTARICGTLAVAGAVVLFLAPITPVALLGFAIIGIGVSVGFPLAVTAAASLTDRTASANVAILSFVALLGFLVGPPVIGFVAEHFDMRLGIACLVPVLLISLALTGRLATRKPAPRHNPEADIAGVM, from the coding sequence ATGTCCTTCCTCTCTCCCCAGCGCCTGACCATGCTGGTTTTCTTCCTGCAGCCGATTGCCTTTGGCTCGTGGTTGCCGCGCATTCCCGATGTGCAACAGGCCCTTGGATTGGGGCCGGCCGGGCTGGCTTTTGCGCTATTGGGACTGCCCTGCGGCACCTTGCTGACCCTGCCGTTTGCCGGGCCGCTGGTGGGCAAGATCGGGCCGCGCATGGCGATCCTTGGCGGTTTCGTGCTCTATTCGCTGGCCGTGGCGCTGCCCGCCTTTGCCGCCAATCCGACGGTGCTATTCATCGCGCTGATGCTGGCCGGATCGACTATCTCATTCGTCGAACTGGGGTTGAACGTTCAGGCCGACACGGTCGAAAAAGCCACCGGCGCGACGATCATGACGACCTCGCACGGCTTCTGGTCGGTCGGCATCATGGTCGGCAGCCTGATCGGCTCGGGGCTCGCTGCGCTCGGACTTGAGGCGCATTGGGCCATATTGCTGGTGGCGCTGATCGTGCTGCCGGTTGCCATCGTTGCGTCCAACGCCCTGCCCATCTTTGCCGCCGAACCACCAAAAAGCGAACATCAGCGCTCGGTCTGGGCGTTTCCAAGCTGGCCGCTGCTGGGCATCTGCTTTTTCGTGTTCGGCATCACCATGACCGAGGGCGCCATGGCAGACTGGTCGGCAATCTTCCTGCGCGATGCGCTCGGCGCCGAGGGTGGGCTGGTCGGTTTGGGCTATTCGGTTTTTGCCATGATGGTGGCCGCCGGTCGCTTCGGCGGCGATACGCTCAAGCGGCGGTTCGGTGCGGTCAACACTGCGCGCATCTGCGGCACACTGGCCGTGGCGGGCGCCGTGGTCCTGTTCCTCGCCCCGATCACGCCCGTGGCGCTACTCGGCTTTGCCATTATCGGCATCGGCGTTTCGGTCGGCTTTCCGCTCGCCGTCACGGCTGCCGCCAGCCTCACCGATCGCACCGCTTCGGCCAATGTCGCCATCCTGAGCTTTGTCGCGCTGCTCGGCTTTCTCGTGGGTCCACCGGTGATCGGCTTTGTGGCCGAGCATTTCGACATGCGCCTCGGCATTGCCTGCCTCGTGCCCGTTCTACTGATCAGCCTTGCCCTGACCGGCCGGTTGGCCACACGCAAGCCGGCACCGCGCCACAACCCCGAGGCCGATATTGCTGGCGTGATGTAG
- a CDS encoding SDR family NAD(P)-dependent oxidoreductase has product MEFAGKVALVTGAGSGIGKAAALRLAEGGASVVVISRTLSEVEKARDKIIGNGGTAMAISADVSDEAAMAKVFKTTIDAYKRLDVVVANAGINGVWAPIDELTPNEWDQTMTVNLRGTYLTLHFAVPHLRKAGGSIIIVSSINGNRTFTSAGATAYSATKAAQVAMTQQLSLELGKYNIRVNAVCPGAIDTEIDDNTDKRHVKSVEIPVKWPKGDIPITHGHPGKSADVADVIAFLASDTSRHVTGVPIYVDGGQSLLR; this is encoded by the coding sequence ATGGAATTTGCGGGCAAGGTAGCGCTGGTGACAGGCGCCGGATCGGGCATCGGCAAGGCCGCAGCCCTCCGGCTGGCGGAGGGTGGCGCAAGCGTGGTGGTGATCAGCCGGACGCTGAGCGAAGTCGAAAAGGCACGCGACAAGATCATCGGCAATGGCGGGACAGCGATGGCGATCAGCGCCGATGTGTCCGACGAAGCCGCGATGGCCAAAGTGTTTAAAACCACCATCGACGCCTATAAAAGGCTCGACGTCGTGGTGGCCAATGCCGGGATCAATGGCGTCTGGGCGCCGATCGATGAGTTGACGCCCAATGAGTGGGACCAGACCATGACGGTCAATTTGCGCGGCACGTATCTGACGCTGCATTTTGCCGTGCCGCATCTGCGCAAGGCGGGCGGCTCGATCATCATCGTATCGTCGATCAACGGCAACCGCACCTTCACCTCGGCCGGCGCCACCGCCTATTCGGCCACCAAGGCCGCTCAGGTTGCCATGACCCAGCAACTCTCGCTGGAGCTGGGCAAATACAATATCCGCGTCAACGCGGTCTGCCCTGGCGCCATCGACACCGAAATCGACGACAACACCGACAAGCGCCACGTTAAATCCGTCGAGATCCCGGTCAAATGGCCCAAGGGTGACATCCCGATCACCCACGGGCACCCCGGCAAAAGCGCGGACGTCGCCGACGTCATCGCCTTTCTGGCATCGGACACGTCACGCCATGTCACGGGCGTGCCGATCTATGTCGACGGCGGACAGTCGCTACTGCGATAA
- a CDS encoding AMP-binding protein, translating to MSTPYQLFQAAAQDRPDQTFLLFPEAAKLDYAVGGLAITYGQMADQVAAQREKYRAAGFGVGHVMALSLDNRPEFFVHFFALNALGVAMLPLNPDLRADELSFQFSIAEPDAALVLERYAAVVGEAGLAPERIFGPDDVVPNATAPATLFEGTDADPCALLFTSGTTGKPKCCVLSNFYFAELARWYVEDGCPDMEPGKETILTPLPMFHMNALGCSALGAVILRSTLVPLDRFSASRWWASVAQSRATVVHYLGVMPAILLKLAPSENDRGHNVRFAFGAGVDPMHQQAFEERFAIPLVEAWAMTETGGGATTSTAGGERHIAQRCIGYPHPAMEFRIVADDGADAVAGEPGELLVRAKGEDHRRGFFTEYLKDAKSTDEAWAGGWFHTGDVVRSGPDGAFFFVDRKKNIVRRSGENIAVVEVEGVLQNLAQVAAVAVAPVPDDIRGEEVMAMVVLAEGNGAGAQIAQDIALASSDRLAYHKVPGYIAFVTKLPVTATQKLQRGEIKALAKSLLADVGTIDLRDYKGQLRKLTAKV from the coding sequence ATGAGCACTCCCTACCAACTGTTTCAGGCTGCCGCGCAAGATCGTCCGGATCAAACCTTCCTGCTGTTTCCCGAAGCTGCCAAGCTCGACTACGCCGTGGGCGGTCTGGCTATCACCTATGGGCAGATGGCCGATCAGGTCGCCGCGCAGCGCGAAAAGTACCGCGCGGCAGGGTTCGGCGTCGGTCATGTCATGGCGCTCTCGCTCGATAATCGTCCGGAATTCTTCGTCCACTTCTTCGCCCTCAATGCCTTGGGCGTCGCCATGCTGCCGCTCAATCCCGACCTGCGGGCCGATGAGCTGAGCTTCCAGTTCTCGATTGCCGAGCCCGACGCGGCTCTGGTGCTTGAGCGTTATGCAGCTGTCGTCGGCGAGGCCGGCTTGGCGCCCGAGCGGATTTTCGGGCCTGATGATGTCGTGCCAAACGCGACTGCGCCCGCCACGCTCTTTGAAGGCACCGATGCCGATCCGTGTGCCCTGCTGTTCACCTCCGGCACGACCGGCAAGCCGAAATGCTGCGTGCTCTCCAACTTCTACTTTGCCGAACTGGCGCGCTGGTATGTCGAAGACGGCTGCCCCGACATGGAACCGGGCAAGGAAACCATCCTGACCCCGCTTCCCATGTTCCACATGAACGCGCTGGGCTGTTCTGCGCTGGGCGCCGTCATCCTGCGCAGCACATTGGTGCCGCTCGACCGGTTCAGCGCCTCGCGCTGGTGGGCCTCGGTGGCGCAGTCGCGCGCGACGGTGGTGCACTATCTAGGCGTCATGCCCGCCATCCTGCTCAAGCTAGCGCCCTCTGAAAATGATCGCGGCCACAATGTCCGCTTCGCCTTTGGTGCCGGCGTCGATCCAATGCATCAGCAGGCCTTTGAGGAGCGCTTCGCCATTCCGCTGGTCGAGGCCTGGGCCATGACCGAAACCGGCGGCGGCGCGACGACCTCGACCGCTGGTGGCGAGCGCCACATCGCGCAACGCTGCATCGGCTATCCCCATCCCGCCATGGAGTTCCGCATTGTCGCCGATGACGGCGCCGACGCGGTGGCGGGCGAGCCCGGCGAGCTGCTGGTCCGCGCCAAGGGCGAAGACCATCGGCGCGGGTTCTTTACCGAATATCTCAAGGACGCCAAATCGACCGACGAAGCTTGGGCCGGTGGCTGGTTCCACACGGGCGACGTGGTGCGCAGCGGGCCGGATGGAGCGTTCTTCTTCGTTGATCGCAAGAAGAACATCGTCCGGCGTTCCGGCGAAAACATCGCCGTGGTCGAAGTCGAAGGCGTGCTGCAAAATCTCGCTCAGGTCGCCGCCGTCGCAGTTGCGCCCGTGCCCGACGACATTCGCGGCGAGGAAGTCATGGCCATGGTCGTGCTCGCCGAAGGCAATGGCGCCGGCGCCCAGATCGCGCAGGACATCGCGCTCGCCTCATCCGACCGGCTCGCCTATCACAAGGTGCCCGGCTACATCGCCTTCGTTACCAAACTGCCGGTCACTGCCACGCAGAAACTGCAGCGCGGCGAGATCAAGGCGCTGGCCAAGAGCCTCTTGGCCGATGTCGGCACCATCGACCTGCGCGACTACAAGGGCCAACTCCGCAAACTCACCGCGAAGGTCTGA
- a CDS encoding AMP-binding protein: MKHAVMDADLTPLGAHYLGLGSVFGLLEAQVEQYGDNDLLVLPAKVQALWDDHTPSRTYRAVYNEAVRLSDLYGAAGFGPGHRVALSLENRPLHFTHWLALNRLGVSVVPVNPDYKDEEVEYLLSHSGASLLVRLDSHAARLDAVAGRLEVPAIGPDAAVPQVRSIYSDDAPSLEREAALIYTSGTTGRPKGCMLSNRFFLNWAWWYSAQGGAISLRSGQERLMNPLPAFHVNAMGHSFMGMLGSGGAQIIVDRFHPRDWWATVRETRATAFHYLGVIPAILLQLPNNDEDRQHQVRFALGGGVHPEHHGVFESRFGVPLLEGWAMTETGGAGTLCAIDEPRAIGSRCIGNPARQGPGLDIRLVDENGNDVAAGEPGEVLMRATGSDPRRGFFSGYLHDPEATEAAWAGGWLHTGDVMRQDENGALYFVDRRKNIIRRSGENISAAEVEAVIAATAGVRQVAVLATLDKLRGEEVFAVVVAEEVDRMALAEAIFAACAERLAYYKVPALMIFAEALPTTSTQKVQREKLRGLAEDPLSRPDCIDWRARKQELRAAGH, encoded by the coding sequence ATGAAACACGCTGTGATGGATGCTGACCTGACGCCGCTCGGCGCTCACTATCTCGGGCTTGGCAGTGTGTTCGGCCTGCTGGAAGCGCAGGTTGAACAATACGGCGACAATGACCTGCTGGTACTGCCCGCAAAGGTTCAGGCGCTGTGGGATGACCACACGCCCAGCCGGACCTATCGTGCCGTCTACAACGAGGCCGTGAGGCTTTCCGACCTCTATGGCGCGGCCGGTTTTGGTCCGGGGCACCGGGTGGCGCTGTCGCTCGAAAACCGCCCGCTGCACTTCACCCACTGGCTGGCGCTGAACCGACTTGGCGTCAGCGTCGTGCCGGTCAATCCCGACTACAAGGACGAAGAGGTCGAGTATCTGCTGTCCCATAGCGGTGCCTCGCTGCTGGTGCGTCTCGACAGTCACGCCGCGCGTCTCGACGCGGTGGCGGGTCGTCTCGAAGTCCCAGCAATCGGGCCCGATGCTGCCGTCCCGCAGGTCCGCTCGATCTACAGCGACGATGCACCCTCGCTCGAACGCGAAGCGGCGCTGATTTACACCTCGGGCACCACCGGCCGCCCCAAAGGCTGCATGTTGTCCAACCGGTTCTTCCTCAACTGGGCCTGGTGGTATAGCGCCCAGGGCGGCGCCATCAGCCTGCGTTCGGGGCAGGAGCGGCTGATGAACCCGCTCCCCGCATTTCACGTCAATGCCATGGGCCATTCCTTCATGGGCATGCTCGGCAGCGGCGGCGCGCAGATCATCGTCGACCGTTTCCATCCGCGCGACTGGTGGGCCACGGTGCGCGAAACACGCGCCACCGCATTCCATTACCTCGGCGTCATTCCCGCCATTCTGCTGCAATTGCCCAACAACGACGAGGACCGTCAGCATCAGGTGCGATTCGCCCTCGGCGGCGGCGTGCATCCCGAACATCACGGCGTGTTTGAAAGCCGCTTTGGCGTGCCGCTGCTTGAAGGCTGGGCCATGACCGAAACCGGTGGCGCCGGCACGCTCTGCGCCATCGACGAACCACGCGCCATCGGCAGCCGCTGCATCGGCAATCCCGCCCGCCAAGGGCCCGGGCTCGACATCCGCCTTGTCGATGAAAACGGCAATGACGTTGCCGCTGGCGAACCCGGCGAAGTGCTGATGCGCGCCACCGGTAGCGATCCACGGCGTGGTTTCTTCTCCGGCTATCTGCACGATCCCGAAGCGACCGAAGCTGCCTGGGCCGGTGGTTGGCTGCATACCGGCGACGTGATGCGGCAGGACGAAAACGGCGCGCTCTATTTCGTCGATCGACGCAAGAACATCATTCGCCGTTCGGGCGAAAACATCTCGGCCGCCGAAGTGGAAGCGGTGATCGCCGCGACTGCCGGCGTGCGGCAGGTGGCGGTTTTGGCAACGCTCGACAAGCTGCGCGGCGAAGAGGTTTTCGCCGTGGTGGTTGCCGAGGAAGTCGACCGCATGGCGCTGGCCGAGGCGATCTTTGCCGCCTGCGCCGAACGGCTGGCCTACTACAAGGTACCGGCTTTGATGATCTTTGCCGAGGCGTTGCCCACCACATCGACCCAGAAGGTGCAGCGCGAAAAGCTGCGCGGTCTGGCCGAGGACCCGCTGTCGCGCCCCGATTGCATCGACTGGCGCGCCCGCAAGCAGGAATTACGCGCCGCAGGTCACTAG
- a CDS encoding cyclase family protein: MSQNTSLLADFAGALLDGRLRVIDLTQTLEPAGPTIVMPPELGQSWPVRIEPISRYDDAGPAWYWNNLSFGEHTGTHIDAPIHWITGRHLPNNSVDTMPTATMIAPACVIDCSAQSAADADFLLTVEHVLEWESVYGRIPAQSWVLLRTDWSRRSGAAYANLDDTGAHTPGPDVAVMKFLVEERDILGFGTETIGSDAGQGGHFEPPYPAHHFLHGAGKYGLQCLTGLDQLPPTGALIVAAPLKLRDGSGSPLRVLALVENRP, from the coding sequence ATGAGCCAGAACACTTCACTTCTTGCCGATTTTGCCGGCGCATTGCTCGACGGCCGTCTGCGCGTCATCGACCTGACCCAGACGCTGGAGCCTGCGGGCCCAACCATCGTCATGCCGCCCGAGCTGGGTCAGTCCTGGCCTGTGCGCATCGAGCCCATCTCGCGCTACGACGATGCCGGCCCGGCCTGGTACTGGAATAATCTGAGCTTCGGCGAGCATACCGGCACTCATATCGACGCGCCGATCCATTGGATCACTGGCCGCCACCTGCCCAACAACAGCGTCGACACAATGCCGACCGCGACGATGATCGCCCCGGCCTGCGTCATCGACTGTTCGGCGCAAAGCGCGGCCGATGCCGATTTTCTGCTGACGGTCGAGCATGTGCTGGAATGGGAAAGCGTCTATGGTCGCATTCCCGCGCAATCCTGGGTGCTGCTGCGCACCGACTGGTCGCGCCGGAGCGGCGCAGCCTACGCCAATCTCGATGATACCGGCGCACACACGCCCGGCCCCGATGTGGCGGTGATGAAGTTCCTCGTCGAGGAGCGCGACATTCTGGGCTTTGGCACCGAAACCATCGGCTCCGATGCAGGGCAGGGCGGGCATTTCGAACCGCCTTATCCGGCCCATCACTTCCTGCACGGCGCCGGCAAATATGGCCTGCAATGCCTGACCGGCCTCGATCAATTGCCGCCCACCGGCGCGCTGATTGTCGCCGCGCCACTCAAGCTGCGCGACGGCTCGGGCAGCCCGCTGCGCGTGCTCGCTCTGGTGGAGAACCGTCCATGA
- a CDS encoding SDR family oxidoreductase: MAEMRPRPPRKNPLLRTAQPLALPSQRSRATYGLTRAAAQGEFALHQCAECGQYTYPPRDGCPNCLSDKLTVSAAPSGGKVLSLTTIHITGEPHFRRMPPVHQALVTLDCGPTVIAMARPDCAAEQRVQLSLQLDKAGQPVVYARPEGGSPDSQSDPHWRDLVADPVNRRVLITDGRNPVALPLAKAFLSAGAAKVIIGISEQWKPLAERAAFEALDGVSLVALDLADDQSVSNAAADFAAKTDILVHTAMHLRPGNLFAGSELLKARDAMEVSYFGALRLARYFGPVMKSRGADGENSAAAWVNLMSIHAHLSWPGFAAYSATQAASLSFSQALRGEMRSGGIRVVDVFTGPMEIDWMEHLPPPKVPPASVAAEIVAALKAGQEERWVGDVAKDFRDRFQANAKEIERDLWGQ, translated from the coding sequence ATGGCCGAGATGCGCCCCCGTCCTCCTCGCAAGAACCCGCTACTGCGCACGGCGCAACCGCTGGCGCTGCCCAGCCAGCGCAGCCGCGCCACCTATGGTTTGACCCGCGCTGCGGCGCAGGGTGAGTTCGCGCTGCACCAATGCGCGGAGTGCGGCCAGTACACCTATCCGCCACGCGATGGCTGCCCCAATTGCCTCTCGGACAAGCTGACGGTTAGTGCCGCGCCGAGCGGTGGCAAAGTGCTGTCGCTCACCACCATCCACATTACGGGCGAACCGCATTTCCGGCGGATGCCGCCGGTGCATCAGGCGCTGGTCACCCTTGATTGCGGTCCGACGGTGATCGCCATGGCGCGCCCCGACTGCGCCGCCGAACAGCGCGTTCAGCTCAGTCTCCAACTCGATAAGGCAGGTCAGCCCGTGGTTTATGCCCGACCCGAAGGGGGGAGCCCCGATAGCCAATCCGATCCACATTGGCGCGATCTGGTTGCCGACCCGGTGAACCGCCGCGTCCTGATCACCGATGGGCGCAACCCTGTCGCCCTGCCACTGGCCAAGGCCTTTCTGTCAGCGGGCGCCGCCAAGGTGATCATCGGTATTTCCGAGCAGTGGAAGCCACTGGCCGAGCGCGCGGCGTTCGAGGCGCTGGACGGCGTCAGCCTGGTCGCGCTCGATCTGGCCGACGACCAATCCGTCAGCAACGCCGCCGCCGATTTTGCGGCCAAGACCGACATTCTGGTCCACACCGCGATGCATCTACGTCCGGGCAATCTCTTTGCCGGTTCGGAACTGCTCAAGGCCCGTGACGCCATGGAAGTCTCCTATTTCGGCGCCCTGCGGCTGGCCCGCTATTTCGGCCCGGTGATGAAATCACGCGGGGCCGATGGCGAAAATAGCGCCGCCGCATGGGTCAATCTCATGTCGATCCACGCCCATCTGAGCTGGCCCGGTTTTGCCGCCTATTCGGCGACGCAAGCGGCCAGCCTTTCCTTCTCGCAGGCGTTGCGCGGGGAAATGCGCAGTGGCGGAATCCGCGTGGTCGACGTGTTCACAGGGCCGATGGAAATCGACTGGATGGAGCATCTGCCACCACCAAAAGTGCCGCCCGCATCGGTTGCTGCCGAGATCGTCGCCGCGCTCAAGGCCGGTCAGGAAGAGCGCTGGGTTGGCGATGTTGCCAAGGATTTCCGTGACCGTTTCCAGGCCAATGCCAAGGAAATCGAGCGGGACTTGTGGGGCCAATAA
- a CDS encoding thiolase family protein — MQTSRKRRAYDDIYAVAPVSLPYQRYSTKATQWWIGGTLRELSRASGISHKQFDGLSLASFTLAPDPAVAMTQHFGMTTRWIDSLALGGASGVAGIRRAARAIEAGDVDIVACIGADTNYTDTFRQLLAGFSRFSQDAVYPHGAGGANASFAHLTAHYMAKYGVERESFGRICVSQRDNALKNPRAVMKKPLTLEAYLAARPIAEPIGLFDCVMPVAGAEGFLLMRGETMRAHGLTGARLLSSIERHNAFPEDPVQYRGGWALDVDELYGMAGVEPGDIDVLQTYDDYPVIVMMQFEDLGFCAKGEGAAFVAKHDLTIGGSFPHNTTGGQLSAGQAGAAGGHLGIVETIRQVTGTAGPTQVENAKLGMASGFGMINYDRGLASGAVIFAGDR, encoded by the coding sequence ATGCAAACGAGTAGGAAAAGGCGCGCATATGACGACATCTATGCCGTCGCGCCTGTCAGTTTGCCCTATCAGCGTTACTCCACCAAGGCGACGCAATGGTGGATCGGCGGCACGCTGCGCGAGCTGTCCCGCGCGTCGGGAATTTCGCACAAGCAGTTCGATGGACTGAGCCTCGCCAGTTTTACGCTGGCGCCCGATCCGGCTGTCGCCATGACGCAGCATTTCGGCATGACGACGCGCTGGATCGATAGCCTCGCGCTCGGTGGCGCCTCGGGCGTTGCGGGTATTCGCCGTGCGGCGCGTGCGATCGAGGCGGGTGATGTCGATATCGTCGCCTGCATTGGTGCCGATACCAATTACACCGACACATTCCGGCAATTGCTCGCCGGTTTTTCGCGCTTCTCGCAGGACGCGGTTTATCCTCATGGCGCCGGTGGCGCCAATGCCAGCTTTGCCCACCTGACCGCGCATTACATGGCCAAATACGGCGTCGAGCGCGAAAGCTTTGGACGCATCTGCGTGTCGCAGCGTGACAACGCGCTCAAGAACCCGCGTGCCGTGATGAAGAAGCCGCTGACTCTCGAAGCCTATCTTGCCGCGCGGCCCATCGCCGAGCCGATTGGGCTGTTTGACTGCGTGATGCCGGTCGCTGGGGCCGAGGGCTTTTTGTTGATGCGCGGCGAGACGATGCGGGCTCATGGGCTGACCGGCGCACGGCTACTGTCGAGCATCGAGCGGCACAATGCCTTCCCCGAAGATCCGGTGCAGTATCGCGGTGGCTGGGCGCTCGATGTCGATGAGCTCTACGGCATGGCGGGCGTAGAACCCGGCGATATCGACGTGCTGCAGACCTATGACGACTATCCCGTCATCGTCATGATGCAGTTTGAAGACCTCGGCTTTTGCGCCAAGGGCGAAGGCGCAGCTTTCGTCGCCAAACACGACCTGACCATTGGCGGCAGCTTTCCGCACAATACCACTGGCGGCCAGCTTTCTGCCGGGCAGGCGGGCGCGGCCGGCGGGCATTTGGGCATTGTCGAAACCATACGTCAGGTCACCGGCACGGCCGGGCCGACGCAGGTCGAAAATGCCAAGCTCGGCATGGCGTCCGGCTTTGGCATGATCAACTACGACCGCGGACTGGCCTCTGGCGCCGTGATCTTTGCGGGAGACAGATGA
- a CDS encoding LysR substrate-binding domain-containing protein codes for MNLRQIRYFIAVAETENFRKASQELRIAQPALSRQMKALEDELGVELFERLPRGVRLSHAGQVLLHRCRSLLSDHDSIVQEVQGVGRGLAGQLRLGFIEVAALSAIMPNSMRMFRDAVPGVQLELQSKASLDQIEEIRHRRLDGGFLYNPPAADPEVVSMLLERHPVYLAVPDSSELSRRKSVRLTELTEEQFIWFHRAASPKYHDQLAEAIGEAGVSYTVIHQSESEAVMLALVRMGLGIAFVNAMQARRRPDGVTLIPVDDLSVMIDLHFAWRVDEISPTLRRFISVLSQLANPDTDATTRS; via the coding sequence ATGAATCTTCGTCAAATCCGGTATTTCATAGCGGTCGCTGAAACTGAGAATTTCCGCAAAGCGTCGCAGGAGCTGCGCATAGCGCAACCGGCGCTGAGTCGGCAGATGAAGGCGCTCGAAGATGAGCTCGGCGTCGAACTTTTTGAGCGGCTGCCGCGCGGCGTGCGGCTGTCCCATGCGGGGCAGGTGCTGCTGCATCGCTGTCGCTCGCTGCTGAGCGACCACGATTCCATCGTCCAGGAAGTGCAAGGCGTGGGACGTGGTCTGGCCGGGCAGTTGCGATTGGGCTTTATCGAGGTCGCGGCGCTCTCGGCCATCATGCCAAACTCGATGCGCATGTTCCGCGACGCCGTGCCGGGCGTGCAGCTCGAACTGCAATCCAAGGCCAGCCTCGACCAGATCGAGGAGATCCGTCATCGCCGGCTCGACGGTGGTTTTCTCTACAACCCGCCTGCCGCCGACCCCGAAGTGGTCTCGATGCTGCTCGAGCGCCACCCGGTCTATCTGGCGGTGCCGGACAGCTCCGAGTTGTCGCGACGCAAATCGGTGCGGCTGACGGAGCTGACCGAGGAACAGTTCATCTGGTTTCACCGTGCGGCGAGCCCGAAATACCACGATCAGTTGGCCGAGGCGATTGGCGAGGCCGGCGTGAGCTACACGGTGATCCACCAGTCCGAAAGCGAAGCGGTGATGCTGGCGCTGGTGCGCATGGGGCTGGGGATTGCCTTCGTCAACGCCATGCAGGCGCGGCGCCGGCCCGATGGCGTGACGCTGATACCGGTCGATGACCTGTCGGTGATGATCGACCTGCACTTCGCCTGGCGGGTCGATGAAATCTCGCCAACGCTACGCCGTTTCATCTCGGTGCTCAGCCAGTTGGCAAATCCGGATACGGACGCGACCACGCGCAGTTAG
- a CDS encoding aldehyde dehydrogenase family protein, with the protein MTEMDAAPRLPRIGLFIDGSWVEATSGKTIPVFNPATEAQITEIAAASVEDVNRAVEAAHRCFESKAWKRMRPLDRGRLLEKLALVVEENADELAHLETLDNGKPFATSRYVDLAFTIDALRYFAGWASKTAGEYITLSPFFDDGGVYRAYTERRPVGVVGGITPWNFPLGQAIQKIAPAIAFGCTVVLKPSEETSLTTLRLAELIEQVGFPKGAVNIVTGYGHDAGAALVEHPLVRKIAFTGSTATGQRILASAAKTMKRVTLELGGKSPTIILADADLSRAIPGAANAIFGNSGQVCTAGSRLLVEEAIYDEVVAGVAEIAKGLRLGPGHEQNTQLGPIVSARQLERISSLVEGGIAAGATPLAGGARSDRQGWFFEPTVLTGIRPDMEVLREEIFGPVVCAMPIKSFGEIKAIANDTPYGLGASIWTRNLDRAHMLADEIDAGTVWLNTHNILDLAVPFGGSKLSGLGREFGTEAINAFTETKAVCMRLSDDS; encoded by the coding sequence ATGACTGAGATGGACGCTGCTCCACGCTTGCCTCGTATCGGGCTTTTCATCGACGGCTCGTGGGTCGAGGCGACGTCTGGCAAGACCATTCCGGTTTTCAATCCGGCGACCGAAGCGCAGATCACCGAGATCGCCGCAGCATCGGTTGAGGACGTCAATCGCGCCGTCGAAGCGGCCCATCGCTGCTTTGAAAGCAAGGCCTGGAAGCGCATGCGTCCGCTCGATCGCGGCCGCTTGCTGGAAAAGCTGGCGCTGGTGGTCGAGGAAAATGCCGACGAGCTGGCCCATCTCGAAACGCTCGATAACGGCAAGCCGTTTGCCACCTCGCGCTATGTCGATCTGGCCTTCACCATCGATGCGCTGCGCTATTTCGCGGGCTGGGCGTCCAAGACCGCTGGCGAGTACATCACCCTATCGCCGTTCTTTGACGATGGCGGCGTTTATCGCGCCTATACCGAGCGCCGCCCGGTTGGCGTTGTCGGTGGCATTACGCCATGGAATTTCCCGCTGGGTCAGGCGATCCAAAAGATTGCGCCCGCCATCGCCTTTGGCTGCACCGTGGTGCTCAAGCCATCGGAAGAAACCTCGCTGACCACGCTGCGTCTGGCTGAGTTGATCGAACAGGTCGGCTTCCCCAAGGGCGCGGTCAATATCGTGACGGGCTATGGCCACGATGCGGGCGCGGCATTGGTGGAACATCCGCTCGTGCGCAAGATTGCCTTTACCGGCTCGACCGCCACCGGCCAGCGCATCTTGGCTTCCGCCGCCAAGACCATGAAGCGCGTGACGCTGGAACTGGGTGGCAAGTCGCCGACCATCATCCTCGCCGATGCTGATCTTTCGCGCGCCATCCCCGGTGCTGCCAATGCCATCTTCGGCAATTCCGGTCAGGTCTGCACCGCCGGCTCGCGCTTGCTGGTCGAAGAAGCCATCTATGATGAAGTGGTTGCCGGTGTTGCCGAGATCGCCAAGGGTCTGCGCCTTGGTCCCGGCCACGAGCAGAACACCCAGCTCGGTCCGATCGTCTCGGCCCGCCAGCTCGAACGCATTTCCAGCCTTGTCGAAGGCGGCATTGCTGCCGGCGCGACGCCACTGGCTGGTGGCGCGCGTTCGGATCGGCAGGGGTGGTTCTTTGAGCCAACCGTTCTGACCGGCATTCGCCCGGATATGGAAGTCCTGCGCGAAGAGATCTTCGGACCCGTGGTCTGCGCCATGCCGATCAAGTCGTTCGGGGAAATCAAGGCCATCGCCAACGATACGCCTTATGGGCTGGGCGCCAGCATCTGGACGCGCAATCTCGACCGCGCACACATGCTGGCCGACGAGATCGATGCCGGCACCGTCTGGCTCAATACCCACAATATTCTCGATCTGGCCGTACCGTTTGGCGGCTCCAAGCTCTCGGGGCTGGGGCGTGAATTTGGTACGGAGGCGATCAACGCTTTCACCGAGACCAAGGCGGTTTGCATGCGCCTGTCGGACGACAGCTAG